One stretch of Streptomyces hygroscopicus DNA includes these proteins:
- a CDS encoding LuxR family transcriptional regulator produces the protein MPAAASRHATGMATLAPDLHVVAGDEDFCRHFGASSAELCGRSLFDLLHPSTSSVLREHFSRLHDGRRTRFTERVLGCHSRGQVFSGKLTGTAIQGRSDRLSAIVVMVKPDDERPEEAPAPTSQKLLSPLEARILEGVATGASTVQMAAKLYLSRQGVEYHVGSMLRKMKAPNRAALVSRAYAAGMLTVGTWPARVRPEFVK, from the coding sequence CCACCGGAATGGCCACACTCGCCCCCGACCTCCATGTGGTGGCCGGGGACGAGGACTTCTGCCGACATTTCGGCGCATCCTCTGCTGAGTTGTGCGGCCGCAGCCTGTTCGACCTGCTGCACCCCAGCACCTCCTCCGTCCTGCGGGAACACTTCTCGCGGCTGCACGACGGACGGCGCACCCGCTTCACCGAGCGCGTCCTCGGCTGCCACTCACGCGGCCAGGTGTTCTCGGGCAAGCTGACCGGCACGGCCATCCAGGGCCGGTCCGACCGGCTCTCGGCCATCGTCGTCATGGTCAAACCGGATGACGAACGACCCGAGGAGGCACCCGCCCCCACCAGCCAGAAGCTGCTCTCGCCGCTGGAGGCCCGGATACTCGAGGGAGTGGCCACCGGCGCGTCGACCGTCCAGATGGCCGCCAAGCTCTACCTGAGCAGACAGGGCGTCGAATACCACGTGGGATCGATGCTGCGGAAGATGAAGGCACCCAACCGGGCCGCCTTGGTCTCGCGCGCCTACGCGGCAGGCATGCTGACCGTGGGCACCTGGCCGGCCCGGGTGCGGCCGGAATTCGTCAAATAA